Below is a genomic region from Penaeus vannamei isolate JL-2024 chromosome 18, ASM4276789v1, whole genome shotgun sequence.
atatatatatatatatatatatatatatacatatatatatttatatatatatatatatatatatatatatatgtatatatataattatatatatatatatatatatatatatatatatatatatatatatatatatatatgcatacgtaaatgtatgtatatatgtacatatacattcgtatatttgtatatatacatacatatatatgtaaatatatatatatatatatacatatatatatatatatatatatatatatatatatatatatatatatatatatatatatatgcatatttgtatgtgtctatatgtatatatatacatatttatgtatgtgtgtatatatatttatatatgaatatatatatgtgtgtatgtatacttgtatatatatgcatatatatttatatttctttatttgtttacatattattgtttatgtgtgcttatgtaGGTATGcagttgtacatatgtatacataacatatatataaagatacattaaCAACTAGGTAGAAGGATATATGAttcgatagacaaacagatagatagatcgataaatagattgatatagatgtaGAAATAGGGATACACCCACACTGACTATGGATCTAAAATATAGATTACActcatatgcacacgcatacatattaatgtgtatatatagtttttctccttcccatctatAGAAAGTCGTGATATGCGCTGTGGTGGCCGCTGTGGCATCACGGCCTCAAGGTTCACCGTCTAGATCCTATGGACTTCCCGGTGGAGGTTCATCCGGCGGTTTCGGTGGACTAGGAGGTGGGCCTGGAAGTGGAGCTGGAGGCAgtggaggattcggaggtggagctcctggttcaggcagtggaggattcggaggtggaGCTCCTGGTTCAGGCAGTGGAGGGTTCGGAGGTGGAGCTCCTGGTTCAGGCAGTGGAGGATTCGGAAGTGGAGCTCCTGGTTCAGGCAGTGGAGGATTTGGAGGTGGAGCTCCTGGTTCTGGTAGTGGAGGATTCGGCGGTGGAGCCACCGGAGGATTCGGCGGTTCCTCGGGAGGATTCGGTGCTGGTGGTGCTGGAGCTGGAGCTTCAGGTCCTTTCATCCCCATCATTACCGATGATCGCCAAGGTCCCGACGAGTTCGGAAACTACAACTTCAACTTCGAAACTGCAAACGGCATCATTCGCGAGGAGCAAGGAGCCCCACAAGGAGAAACTGGAGCCGTGGCACAGCAGGGTGCTTGGTCGTAAGTGTGACATTTGCTTCTGCTAAGATCATGTGTAAACAAGCAGCCTCTTCTTTAGACGGAAATTCAATCTATGTTTCCTCTTTTCAGATTTACCTTCCCTGACGGCACTCCAGCTGACTTCAACTTCGTTGCTGACGAGAACGGTTTCCGCGTGGAGTCCGACCTGctgcccacaccccctcccctccccccgcacgccATCGCCCAGATCGAGAAGGCTCGTCAGGAGGACGCCGCCGCTGCGGCTTCTGGTGGCCGGCCAGGCTCTGGCTCCGGACAGTTCTCTGGCTCAGGCTTTGGCTCCGGCCAATCAGGCTTTGGTTCAGGACAGTTCTCGGGATCTGGCCAGTCAGGCTTTGGCACCGGTGCTGGCCAGCCAGGATCTGGTTCTTCCAGTGGCCAGTTCTCCGGTTCACCATCCTCGCAAGGACCCAGCACCGCCTATGGTTACCCCTAAATTGAATCATAAAGACAATGCGACGTGAAGTCTGCCGCCATTTCTGACCCAGCGATATATTTCATTCAGCTTTCATTATTAGAATTAAGATATAACCATGATGCTCACTAGTgaagttacatgtatatattaaatatgtactCATAATGTACTTTGCTTTTCTACTACCTTACGAAGAATAAACATTATGATGcaagaggatgataaaaatggaCACCAATATGAATAACGTCCATacacatggttatatatacacaGGGTAATGGGAGTTATAGAAGACGCGGAATAAATGATAATCGCAGTAAATAATTACAAACAGTGatctatcatatgtattataGGATGAGCCTACTTGCAGATGGAATATCTATATTGATTAAACCTGATTTGCCAATCTTATTGCAAGGATTTTGATCATCTTCAAAAAGTTACTGAAAGGTCGTGGAAACCACATCAAAAGTATGAACAATTCCATAAAGAGGGTGCTCTCGCTGCTGTTTGTAGTACCCAGCGAGGCTCTCGTTCTAGACATTTCTCGTGTGGCTCTTCCTTTGGTGCTGGTCACGCAGTTAAAGTCGAGGAATTATCTATTTGTGATGCAGTTTAGCATGAAATAACAAAAGGGATGAAACAATTTTGCGCTGGAGCTACTGCAAAATCCTCGCCATTGTCACTGCGAAGCGAAATATTGGTTTGTCGAATATTTCACCAAAGGAAGCTAGAGTTAATTTTTGTTTTCAAGGATTCTAATTCTGAGCAACTCTGCAATGGATGGATGTTGATACTAAAGAAATGACCACTTTAACTGGAGTAAACAGTCGCCGTCTGATAGCATTGACAACCTGTGAAGTCGGTTTTGGAAGATTTTCTTGCCGTTAATGCAGCAAATTCAGTCTCATTCACTGGAAACAAAGAGCCCATTACCTATTTAGAATGACGAGGACAAACATTTCATTTCATGTGTCTCAGGGATATGAAATCGGTAATAGAATTGTTTCTGTATCAAAATATCTATAACAAAGAAATACATTCATATTAACTTCATATTGAAGCTAGTTCAAAGCTTATAGTCAAGACGGCCAGGTGACCTAGTTTCCGGATTAATTTATTCGACAGTGAAAATGTGACAAAATACAACCGAATTCTAGGAAGAGTATTTCCTTAagattttatatttctatttgcaAAAAAATGTTCTCTGCTTCCTACCTCCGTATAGTAGATGAATATGtgaagttatttttttctattctatttgtgtttgtgtggttaaGTCCTAGCCATCTAACCACCTCAGAGTTCAGATATGGAGATCCTAGTGGCAGAACCACCGGAAATTTTGGTGGTTCCTCGGGAGgtttcattactgtttttattcccGTTACTACCAACAAATGTCAAAAGTTCAGAAACTACAGCTTCAGCTGTGAAGGTGGTAtaccccaaacacatacacagtgtgAAGGGACAGATCTGCATGTGCATGTTTTGTATGAGGGAGTattaaagatttaagatttagttttaattccatttgttacaatggatagtctttgctgtgacatactgtctgttttttttcattttgcccaaatctccccctgtgtgcaaggagtggccggggataccactcactggccgggcgtgggattgaacgcaggtccgcaagattgctagaccagcaccttaccgcagcgccagcacagcacacagtaCTTGATTTTCTGGTGCTGTGTTTAAGATCGTTTAGTATTTAACAAGCATTACAGTTTTATAAGATGCAATATTCTTTGGCATTAACACAGACAGCAGTGGTGAGGTAAGCCCGTATGAAATAAGAGGAAATAATATGTGTGCTTTGTGTGAACGAGAGATTTTCTGaaattgcgatttttttttttttttttttccaaaggctTACCAGCCAGAAAATTACATAATGTCTGCCAGATATGTACATATTCTGTGACATGCAAGtaaaaatctacacacacacacactcatatatatatatatatatatatatatatatatatatatatatatatatataaagagagagagagagagagagagagagagagagagaaagggagagagagagagagagagagagagagagagagagagagagagagagagagagatagagagagaaagagagagagagagagagcgagaaagagagagagagagagagataggcagatagatagatataaacatgtgtatgaatgtacacgcacgcacatacaatcacacaaaaaaatgtgtgtatatatatgtgtgtgtgtgtgtgtgtgtgtgtatgtatatatatgattatatatatacatatatacataaatcatatatatgtatatatacacacatacaaatatatatatatatatatatatatatatatatatatatatatatatatatatatatatatatatgtatatatatatatatatatatatatatatctatatatatatatatatatatatatatatatatatatatatatatatatatatatatatatatatatatatatatatatatatatatatatgtgaatgtgtgtgtatttgtgtgcatatatatatatatatatatatatatatatatatatatatatatatatatatatatatatatatatatatatatatatatttgtgtgtgtgtgtgtgtgtgtgtgtgtgtgtgtgtgtgtgtgtttgtgtgtgtgcgtgtgtacacatatgtgtataaatacatacatacatatatatgaataaaaatatattcggTCACcaggaataagagaaatgatagtTGATAATTTTCTTAATTAAGAACTATATTTAGATCTAGACTTATAATTAGATAACCAGTTTGATTCTAAGCGTATTTTTCATCCTGTAGGGAAGCAGAGTCCATTGACCTGCTATTTTCACAAACGTATAATCGCCACGTTTTCAGTGCAGGATGCCCAGCTTGACTTCAGTCATTATGAGGATGGATTAAGGATTAGGGTAGGCCATAGGTTAAGCTTGGAGTCTGAGCAGAGCCAGACCCGAAGCCTGATTGGCCAGTTCCTGAACCAAAGTCTGACTGGCCAGCTCCAGAACCGAATCCTGATTGTCCAGCTCCTGAACCAAATCCTGATTGTTCAGCACCTGAACCAAATCCTGATTGGCCAGCACCTGAACCAAATCCTGATTGGCCAGCTCCTGAACCGAATCCTGATTGGCCAGCTCCTGAACCAAATCCTGATTGGCCAGCTCCTGAACCAAATCCTGCTTGGCCAGCTCCTGAACCGAATCCAGATTGGCCAGCTCCTGAACCAAATCCAGATTGGCCAGCTCCTGAACCGAATCCTGATTGGCCAGCTCCTGAACCGAATCCTGACTGACCAGATCCTGAACCGAATCCAGATTGGCCAGCTCCTGAACCGAATCCTGACTGGCCAGCTCCTGAACCAAATCCTGCTTGGCCAGCTCCTGAACCGAATCCAGATTGGCCAGCTCCTGAACCAAATCCTGCTTGGCCAGCTCCTGAACCGAATCCAGATTGGCCAGCTCCTGAACCAAATCCTGATTGTTCAGCTCCTGAACCGAATCCTGATTGGCCAGCTCCTGAACCGAATCCTGATTGGCCAACTCCTGAACCAAAGCCTGACTGACCAGCTCCTGAACCAAATCCTGCTTGGCCAGCTCCTGAACCGAATCCAGATTGGCCAGATCCTGAACCGAATCCTGATTGTTCAGCTCCTGAACCGAATCCTGATTGGCCAGCTCCTGAACCGAATCCTGATTGGCCAACTCCTGAACCAAAGCCTGACTGACCAGCTCCTGAACCGAATCCAGATTGGCCAGCTCCTGAACCGAATCCAGACTGGCTAGCACCTGACTGGCCACTGTAACGTCCACCAGAAGCTGCAGCGGCGGCGTCCTCCTGACGAGCCTTCTCGATCTGGGCGATggcgtgcggggggaggggagggggtgtgggcagCAGGTCGGACTCCACGCGGAAACCGTTCTCGTCAGCGACGAAGCTGAAGTCAGCTGGAGTGCCGTCAGGGAAGGTGAATCTGAAAAGAGGAAACATAGATTGAATTTCCGTCTAAAGAAGAGGCTGCGGTTTACACATGATCTTAGCAGAAGCAAATGCCACACTTACGACCAAGCACCCTGCTGTGCCACGGCTCCAGTTTCTCCTTGTGGGGCTCCTTGCTCCTGACGAATGATGCCGTTTGCAGTTTCGAAGTTGAAGTTGTAGTTTCCGAACTCGTCGGGACCTTGGCGATCATCGGTAATGATGGGGATGAAAGGACCTGAAGCTCCAGCTCCAGCACCACCAGACCCGAATCCTCCCGAGGAACCGCCGAATCCTCCGGTGGCTCCACCGCCGAATCCTCCAGTTGCtccacctccgaatcctccactgcctgaaccaggagctccacctccgaatcctccacTGCCTGAACCAGGAGCCccacctccgaatcctccactgcctgaaccaggagctccacctccgaatcctccaGAAGAGCTACCTCCGAATCCTCCTGCAGCTCCACCTCCTAATCCTCCTGCAGCTCCACCTCCTAATCCTCCTGCAGCTCCACCTCCTAATCCTCCACTTCCTACTCCTCGAGAGCCACCTCCTCCAAGCCCTCCAGCAGCCCCTTCGAATCCTCCCGCGCTGCCACCGGGGCCTCCAGCACCGAATCCCCCACTGGCTCCGCCTCCAAAGCCGCTACCTCCAGACCCTCCTCCAGAGGAACCCGCACTGGGGATGCCGTAGGATCTGGACGGCGCTTGGGGCGATGGCGTGGCGACAGCGACAACAGCCCATAACACTAAAGCTAATTTCTGCGAATGTTAAGGACAAGATTAGcattaataagaaaagaaaaatgtgaataaGAAGACAGCTGTTTCGAATGCACAGGTCAAAGGGGATGAAATAGCATGTGACTTTATCTGCAATAAAAAAGCAAGATCTGGTACCGAATTCATCTTGTTTGTGTGAAGGAGTCGAGTAGAATATTGGATCCTTGTGAGACGCTCTCTTATATACCCGCTGAACCCGTGACCTGCAGAGATGACGAAGCACTTTTACTGAAAGCTACGAATACCCTCTTCAGGAAACGTAAAAGCGGGACaaaggatttttgtttttattggctTATATCATTTGTTTATGTAATTAAAAACTGCAAGTGTCAGGTTTTACATAGCTTTACATACCATTTACATAGTAaattatttgtctgtgtctgtattttttttttttctatatttccttttctttctctctctctctctgtatgtgtgtgtgtgtgtgtgtttgcctgcgaATGTACGTATTCATCTAaggattttatatatttatatacttgacACTTACCTgtctgtgcgtttttttttttttttctctctctctctctctctttctttctttctttcttttctttgacaaTCCGTTTGCATAACTCTCATCTTATTTCAATCAATGCTCTCTCCTAAGTCCtaactcttctttattctctctctgtcttcctttctctctctctctctctcatctctctcatcttcgCTCTGTatgcctctatttctgtttgtctgtctctctgtctgccttttccgcccctccccccatctcattctctctctttctctctgtctttccccgttcccttgtttctctgtctgcatgtcttattctctctgtctccggctatgtctttctgtcggtttcttttttttcacctatttttcttttcttccatttaaaCCTCGACTGacttttcccttccattcttcgCTTCCTTTCAAAAGCTCTCTCCTCGACCCCCCTTTCCTTGCGCCAGGTTCagcaaccctctcccttcctcctcctcctcctcctccctggccttttccccgcctcctcccccccccctacccctgcctcctccctgcttccttcccctggctcctccccgcctcctcccctctcctcctccccctgcctccttccactgcctcctcccctttcctccctcccctgcctcctcctccccgcctcctcccctctcctcctccccgcctcctaccccgcctcctcccccgcctccttccactgcctcctcccccacctcctccctggattcctcccccgcctcctccccctttcctcctccccctgtctccttccactgcctcctcccctctcctcctccccctgcctcctcccccacctcctaccctctcctcctcccctctcctcctccccccgcctcctccccccgcctcctcccctctcctcctccccctctcttcctccccctgcctcctcccccacctccttcaacgcctcctcccttctcctcctcccctctcttcctcccctctcctccatccctttcctcctccccctgcctcctcccccacctccttcaacgcctcctcccttctcctcctcccctcgcctcctccccagcctcctccctggcttcctccccccgcctcctcccctctcctcctccccgcctcctcccccacctcctccccctgcctcctcccctctcctcctcccctctcctcctccccctgcctcctcccccgcctccctcccctgcctccttcaacgcctcctcccctctcctcccctctcctcctccccccgcctcctcccctttcctcctcccctctcctcctacccctacctcctccccacctcctccctggcTTCCTcagctctcctcccctctcctcctccccctgcctcctcccctctcctcctcccctctcctccttacccccctcctctcctctcctcttcccctttcctcctcccctctcctcctccccctgcctcctcctccccgcctcctcctccccgcctcctcccctctcctcctcccctctcctcccctttcctcctccccacctcctccctttctcctcctccctttctcctcctccccctgcctccttcaaccccctctgCTCGGATTCccgccccacctcctcccctctcctcctccccctgcctcctcctccccgcctcctcccctctcctcctccccccgcctcctccctggcttcctccccgcctcccccgacCCCTTCTGCTCGGATTCccgccccacctcctccccatgcctcctcctccccgcctcctcctccccgcctcctcccctctcctcctcccccgcctcctccctggcttcctccccgcctcccccgacCCCTTCTGCTCGGATTCccgccccacctcctcccctctcctcctccccctgcctcctcctccccgcctcctcctccccgcctcctcccctctcctcctcccccgcctcctccctggcttcctccccgcctcccccgacCCCTTCTGCTCGGATTCccgccccacctcctcccctctcctcctccccctgcctcctcctccccgcctcctcctccccgcctcctcccctctcctcctcccccgcctcctccctggcttcctccccgcctcccccgacCCCTTCTGCTCGGATTCccgccccacctcctcccctctcctcctccccctgcctcctcctccccgcctcctcctccccgcctcctcccctctcctcctcccccgcctcctccctggcttcctccccgcctcccccgacCCCTTCTGCTCGGATTCccgccccacctcctcccctctcctcctccccctgcctcctcctccccgcctcctcctcccctctcctcctcccctctcctcctcccccgcctcctcccctctcctcctccccacctcctcccccacctccttcaacgcctcctcccctctcctcctcctccccctgcctcctcccctctcctcctcgccctacctcctcccctctgtctcttcccctctcctcctcccctctatacatatatatatatatgtatatatatatatatatatatatatat
It encodes:
- the LOC138864711 gene encoding pupal cuticle protein 36-like isoform X3 — translated: MNSKLALVLWAVVAVATPSPQAPSRSYGIPSAGSSGGGSGGSGFGGGASGGFGAGGPGGSAGGFEGAAGGLGGGGSRGVGSGGLGGGAAGGFGGSSSGGFGGGAPGSGSGGFGGGAPGSGSGGFGGGAPGSGSGGFGGGATGGFGGGATGGFGGSSGGFGSGGAGAGASGPFIPIITDDRQGPDEFGNYNFNFETANGIIRQEQGAPQGETGAVAQQGAWSFTFPDGTPADFSFVADENGFRVESDLLPTPPPLPPHAIAQIEKARQEDAAAAASGGRYSGQSGASQSGFGSGAGQSGFGSGAGQSGFGSGVGQSGFGSGAGQSGFGSGAEQSGFGSGSGQSGFGSGAGQAGFGSGAGQSGFGSGVGQSGFGSGAGQSGFGSGAEQSGFGSGAGQSGFGSGAGQAGFGSGAGQSGFGSGAGQAGFGSGAGQSGFGSGAGQSGFGSGSGQSGFGSGAGQSGFGSGAGQSGFGSGAGQSGFGSGAGQAGFGSGAGQSGFGSGAGQSGFGSGAGQSGFGSGAGQSGFGSGAEQSGFGSGAGQSGFGSGAGQSDFGSGTGQSGFGSGSAQTPSLTYGLP
- the LOC138864711 gene encoding uncharacterized protein isoform X2, with the protein product MNSKLALVLWAVVAVATPSPQAPSRSYGIPSAGSSGGGSGGSGFGGGASGGFGAGGPGGSAGGFEGAAGGLGGGGSRGVGSGGLGGGAAGGLGGGAAGGLGGGAAGGFGGSSSGGFGGGAPGSGSGGFGGGAPGSGSGGFGGGATGGFGGGATGGFGGSSGGFGSGGAGAGASGPFIPIITDDRQGPDEFGNYNFNFETANGIIRQEQGAPQGETGAVAQQGAWSFTFPDGTPADFSFVADENGFRVESDLLPTPPPLPPHAIAQIEKARQEDAAAAASGGRYSGQSGASQSGFGSGAGQSGFGSGAGQSGFGSGVGQSGFGSGAGQSGFGSGAEQSGFGSGSGQSGFGSGAGQAGFGSGAGQSGFGSGVGQSGFGSGAGQSGFGSGAEQSGFGSGAGQSGFGSGAGQAGFGSGAGQSGFGSGAGQAGFGSGAGQSGFGSGAGQSGFGSGSGQSGFGSGAGQSGFGSGAGQSGFGSGAGQSGFGSGAGQAGFGSGAGQSGFGSGAGQSGFGSGAGQSGFGSGAGQSGFGSGAEQSGFGSGAGQSGFGSGAGQSDFGSGTGQSGFGSGSAQTPSLTYGLP
- the LOC138864702 gene encoding pupal cuticle protein 20-like isoform X5 — its product is MLAKVVICAVVAAVASRPQGSPSRSYGLPGGGSSGGFGGLGGGPGSGAGGSGGFGGGAPGSGSGGFGGGAPGSGSGGFGGGAPGSGSGGFGSGAPGSGSGGFGGGAPGSGSGGFGGGATGGFGGSSGGFGAGGAGAGASGPFIPIITDDRQGPDEFGNYNFNFETANGIIREEQGAPQGETGAVAQQGAWSFTFPDGTPADFNFVADENGFRVESDLLPTPPPLPPHAIAQIEKARQEDAAAAASGGRPGSGSGQFSGSGFGSGQSGFGSGQFSGSGQSGFGTGAGQPGSGSSSGQFSGSPSSQGPSTAYGYP
- the LOC138864711 gene encoding uncharacterized protein isoform X4 — translated: MNSKLALVLWAVVAVATPSPQAPSRSYGIPSAGSSGGGSGGSGFGGGASGGFGAGGPGGSAGGFEGAAGGLGGGGSRGVGSGGLGGGAAGGLGGGAAGGLGGGAAGGFGGSSSGGFGGGAPGSGSGGFGGGATGGFGGGATGGFGGSSGGFGSGGAGAGASGPFIPIITDDRQGPDEFGNYNFNFETANGIIRQEQGAPQGETGAVAQQGAWSFTFPDGTPADFSFVADENGFRVESDLLPTPPPLPPHAIAQIEKARQEDAAAAASGGRYSGQSGASQSGFGSGAGQSGFGSGAGQSGFGSGVGQSGFGSGAGQSGFGSGAEQSGFGSGSGQSGFGSGAGQAGFGSGAGQSGFGSGVGQSGFGSGAGQSGFGSGAEQSGFGSGAGQSGFGSGAGQAGFGSGAGQSGFGSGAGQAGFGSGAGQSGFGSGAGQSGFGSGSGQSGFGSGAGQSGFGSGAGQSGFGSGAGQSGFGSGAGQAGFGSGAGQSGFGSGAGQSGFGSGAGQSGFGSGAGQSGFGSGAEQSGFGSGAGQSGFGSGAGQSDFGSGTGQSGFGSGSAQTPSLTYGLP
- the LOC138864711 gene encoding pupal cuticle protein 36-like isoform X6 — protein: MNSKLALVLWAVVAVATPSPQAPSRSYGIPSAGSSGGGSGGSGFGGGASGGFGAGGPGGSAGGFEGAAGGLGGGGSRGVGSGGLGGGAAGGFGGSSSGGFGGGAPGSGSGGFGGGATGGFGGGATGGFGGSSGGFGSGGAGAGASGPFIPIITDDRQGPDEFGNYNFNFETANGIIRQEQGAPQGETGAVAQQGAWSFTFPDGTPADFSFVADENGFRVESDLLPTPPPLPPHAIAQIEKARQEDAAAAASGGRYSGQSGASQSGFGSGAGQSGFGSGAGQSGFGSGVGQSGFGSGAGQSGFGSGAEQSGFGSGSGQSGFGSGAGQAGFGSGAGQSGFGSGVGQSGFGSGAGQSGFGSGAEQSGFGSGAGQSGFGSGAGQAGFGSGAGQSGFGSGAGQAGFGSGAGQSGFGSGAGQSGFGSGSGQSGFGSGAGQSGFGSGAGQSGFGSGAGQSGFGSGAGQAGFGSGAGQSGFGSGAGQSGFGSGAGQSGFGSGAGQSGFGSGAEQSGFGSGAGQSGFGSGAGQSDFGSGTGQSGFGSGSAQTPSLTYGLP
- the LOC138864702 gene encoding pupal cuticle protein 36a-like isoform X1, with amino-acid sequence MGEKCQSGYIRVRFQHEHQFVRPLHQITMLAKVVICAVVAAVASLPQGSPSRSYGLPGGGSSGGFGGLGGGPGSGAGGSGGFGGGPGSGAGGSGGFGGGAPGSGSGGFGGGAPGSGSGGFGGGAPGSGSGGFGSGAPGSGSGGFGGGAPGSGSGGFGGGATGGFGGSSGGFGAGGAGAGASGPFIPIITDDRQGPDEFGNYNFNFETANGIIREEQGAPQGETGAVAQQGAWSFTFPDGTPADFNFVADENGFRVESDLLPTPPPLPPHAIAQIEKARQEDAAAAASGGRPGSGSGQFSGSGFGSGQSGFGSGQFSGSGQSGFGTGAGQPGSGSSSGQFSGSPSSQGPSTAYGYP
- the LOC138864711 gene encoding pupal cuticle protein 36-like isoform X5, with the protein product MNSKLALVLWAVVAVATPSPQAPSRSYGIPSAGSSGGGSGGSGFGGGASGGFGAGGPGGSAGGFEGAAGGLGGGGSRGVGSGGLGGGAAGGFGGSSSGGFGGGAPGSGSGGFGGGAPGSGSGGFGGGATGGFGGGATGGFGGSSGGFGSGGAGAGASGPFIPIITDDRQGPDEFGNYNFNFETANGIIRQEQGAPQGETGAVAQQGAWSFTFPDGTPADFSFVADENGFRVESDLLPTPPPLPPHAIAQIEKARQEDAAAAASGGRYSGQSGASQSGFGSGAGQSGFGSGAGQSGFGSGVGQSGFGSGAGQSGFGSGAEQSGFGSGSGQSGFGSGAGQAGFGSGAGQSGFGSGVGQSGFGSGAGQSGFGSGAEQSGFGSGAGQSGFGSGAGQAGFGSGAGQSGFGSGAGQAGFGSGAGQSGFGSGAGQSGFGSGSGQSGFGSGAGQSGFGSGAGQSGFGSGAGQSGFGSGAGQAGFGSGAGQSGFGSGAGQSGFGSGAGQSGFGSGAGQSGFGSGAEQSGFGSGAGQSGFGSGAGQSDFGSGTGQSGFGSGSAQTPSLTYGLP
- the LOC138864702 gene encoding pupal cuticle protein 20-like isoform X6, which translates into the protein MLAKVVICAVVAAVASRPQGSPSRSYGLPGGGSSGGFGGLGGGPGSGAGGSGGFGGGAPGSGSGGFGGGAPGSGSGGFGSGAPGSGSGGFGGGAPGSGSGGFGGGATGGFGGSSGGFGAGGAGAGASGPFIPIITDDRQGPDEFGNYNFNFETANGIIREEQGAPQGETGAVAQQGAWSFTFPDGTPADFNFVADENGFRVESDLLPTPPPLPPHAIAQIEKARQEDAAAAASGGRPGSGSGQFSGSGFGSGQSGFGSGQFSGSGQSGFGTGAGQPGSGSSSGQFSGSPSSQGPSTAYGYP
- the LOC138864711 gene encoding uncharacterized protein isoform X1 gives rise to the protein MNSKLALVLWAVVAVATPSPQAPSRSYGIPSAGSSGGGSGGSGFGGGASGGFGAGGPGGSAGGFEGAAGGLGGGGSRGVGSGGLGGGAAGGLGGGAAGGLGGGAAGGFGGSSSGGFGGGAPGSGSGGFGGGAPGSGSGGFGGGAPGSGSGGFGGGATGGFGGGATGGFGGSSGGFGSGGAGAGASGPFIPIITDDRQGPDEFGNYNFNFETANGIIRQEQGAPQGETGAVAQQGAWSFTFPDGTPADFSFVADENGFRVESDLLPTPPPLPPHAIAQIEKARQEDAAAAASGGRYSGQSGASQSGFGSGAGQSGFGSGAGQSGFGSGVGQSGFGSGAGQSGFGSGAEQSGFGSGSGQSGFGSGAGQAGFGSGAGQSGFGSGVGQSGFGSGAGQSGFGSGAEQSGFGSGAGQSGFGSGAGQAGFGSGAGQSGFGSGAGQAGFGSGAGQSGFGSGAGQSGFGSGSGQSGFGSGAGQSGFGSGAGQSGFGSGAGQSGFGSGAGQAGFGSGAGQSGFGSGAGQSGFGSGAGQSGFGSGAGQSGFGSGAEQSGFGSGAGQSGFGSGAGQSDFGSGTGQSGFGSGSAQTPSLTYGLP